One window of Sardina pilchardus chromosome 2, fSarPil1.1, whole genome shotgun sequence genomic DNA carries:
- the pkd2 gene encoding polycystin-2 isoform X1, with protein sequence MSSPRIKTNQSQNQNARPTADAVGVSLPHRLDSSEGIEMERIHHQNLDPGATPGTPSPPTSSSRQAWSRDNPGFEPEEEMMESDWPPASPGRRSVSTGSSSSGSSGLGSFTGGSSTRIHRGLYPTPTVDLPQQERHDHRSCGKRILEKIRILWGTRLLEDSDSSRERYLKNVLREMVTYIVFLITLCILTYGMVSTNMYYYTKVMSQLFLDTPIANGDPTSFKTVSSMDDFWKYAEGPFLNGMYWEVWYNNKTLQENQSLIYYENLLLGVPRLRQVKVRNESCTVHEDLRDRVQDCYSMYSPTNEDRAAFGLKKGTPWVYSDGSSLGGGSHWGEVGTYGAGGYYQDLSRGRDESANQLQALKNNLWLDRGTRAVFLDFSVYNGNINLFCIVRLVVEFPATGGALTSWQFQTVRLIRYVSSWDCFVGLCEVAFCFFVLYYLVEEALEIRLHRLHYFKNLWNCLDVLLIILCVPASIMNICRTAMVNSNLQYLLDHTSHPNFVSLAQLQVQFNNLAAIIVFLAWVKLFKFINFNKTMSQLSTTMSRCAKDLIGFAIMFFIIFLAYAQLGYLVFGTQVDDFSTFQACIFTQFRILLGDFDFSEIEEANGILGPIYFSSFVFFMFFILLNMFLAIINDTYSEVKTDMSQQRSEMEMSDLIKKGYNKAMVKLRLKKTTVDDISDSLRQAGGKLNFDELRQDLKGKGHTDAEIEAIFAKYDLDGDQELTEHEHQQMRDDLEKEREDLDLERSTLPRPMSGRSLSRSQDDSEEDDDEDSGHSSRRRGSSSGGVSYEEFQVLVRRVDRMEHSIGSIVSKIDAVIVKLEAMERAKLKRKDVLGRLLDGMTEDERAGRDPEQHREQMERLVREELERWESDDTISQVSHQQGTPIGPGAPHRPRSARPSSSLSTEGAEAPGSV encoded by the exons ATGAGTTCCCCGCGAATCAAGACTAATCAGTCTCAAAATCAGAACGCCCGACCAACAGCGGATGCTGTGGGTGTATCTTTGCCGCATAGACTGGATTCAAGCGAGGGCATTGAGATGGAAAGAATCCATCATCAGAATTTAGACCCTGGAGCAACCCCGGGCACGCCATCGCCCCCCACCTCAAGCTCAAGGCAAGCCTGGAGCCGTGACAACCCTGGGTTTGAGCCCGAAGAGGAGATGATGGAATCAGACTGGCCGCCAGCGAGTCCTGGCCGAAGGTCCGTGTCCACGGGTTCGAGTAGCAGTGGGAGCAGCGGCCTTGGAAGCTTCACCGGGGGTAGCAGTACGCGGATACATAGAGGACTTTACCCAACACCTACTGTGGATCTCCCTCAACAGGAGAGGCATGATCATCGTAGTTGCGGCAAGAGGATCCTTGAGAAAATAAGAA TTTTGTGGGGCACACGGCTTTTAGAGGACAGCGACAGTAGCAGGGAGAGATACCTGAAGAATGTTCTCCGCGAGATGGTCACCTACATCGTCTTCCTCATCACTCTGTGCATCT TGACATATGGGATGGTGAGCACCAACATGTACTATTACACCAAAGTCATGTCTCAACTGTTCCTGGACACACCAATAGCCAATGGAGATCCAACCTCATTTAAAACCGTATCTTCCATGGATGACTTCTGGAAG TATGCAGAAGGGCCCTTTCTCAATGGGATGTACTGGGAAGTGTGGTACAACAACAAGACCCTTCAGGAGAACCAGAGCCTCATCTACTACGAGAACCTCCTGCTTGGGGTCCCACGCCTTCGGCAGGTCAAAGTTAGAAATGAATCTTGCACTGTCCATGAAGACCTGAGGGACAGGGTGCAGGACTGCTACAGCATGTACTCTCCTACCAATGAAGACAGAGCCGCATTTGGGCTCAAGAAGGGCACCCC GTGGGTGTACTCGGACGGCAGTAGCCTGGGCGGAGGCAGCCACTGGGGGGAGGTGGGCACCTACGGAGCGGGCGGGTACTACCAGGACCTGTCCCGAGGCCGAGACGAGTCAGCCAATCAGCTGCAAGCGCTGAAGAACAATCTGTGGTTGGACCGTGGCACCAGAGCCGTGTTTCTGGACTTCTCTGTCTACAATGGAAACATCAACCTCTTCTGCATCGTCAG GCTAGTGGTTGAGTTCCCAGCCACGGGGGGTGCCCTAACCTCCTGGCAGTTCCAGACGGTGCGTCTGATCCGCTACGTGTCCAGCTGGGACTGCTTCGTGGGGCTGTGTGAGGTGGCCTTCTGCTTCTTCGTGCTCTACTACCTTGTGGAGGAGGCGCTGGAGATTCGCCTGCACCGCCTGCACTACTTCAAGAACCTGTGGAACTGCCTGGACGTCCTGCTCATCATA ctgtgtgtccCGGCCAGCATCATGAACATCTGCAGGACGGCCATGGTGAACAGCAACCTCCAGTATCTGCTGGACCACACCTCCCATCCTAATTTTGTGTCCCTGGCACAACTCCAGGTGCAGTTCAATAACCTGGCCGCCATCATTGTCTTCCTCGCTTGGGTGAAG CTCTTCAAGTTCATCAACTTCAACAAGACGATGAGCCAGTTGTCCACCACCATGTCCCGTTGTGCCAAGGACCTCATAGGCTTCGCCATCAtgttcttcatcatcttcctcgCTTATGCCCAGTTGGGTTATCTGGTGTTTGGGACCCAAGTGGATGACTTCAGCACCTTCCAAGCATGCAT ATTCACACAGTTCCGGATCCTTCTGGGAGATTTTGACTTCTCAGAGATCGAAGAGGCTAATGGGATTCTGGGACCAATTTACTTCAGctcgtttgtcttcttcatgTTCTTCATCTTACTG AACATGTTTTTGGCCATCATCAACGACACTTACTCCGAAGTTAAAACCGACATGTCCCAGCAGCGTTCTGAGATGGAGATGAGTGACCTCATCAAGAAG GGTTACAACAAAGCCATGGTGAAGCTGCGGCTGAAGAAGACCACTGTGGACGACATCTCAGACAGCCTGCGCCAGGCGGGAGGGAAGCTCAACTTCGACGAGCTCCGCCAGGACCTCAAAGG GAAGGGACACACAGATGCTGAGATCGAGGCCATCTTTGCCAAGTATGACCTCGACGGGGACCAGGAGCTGACTGAGCACGAGCACCAGCAGATGAGAGACGacctggagaaagagaga GAGGACTTGGATCTGGAGCGGAGCACGCTGCCCAGGCCAATGAGCGGGCGGAGCTTGTCCCGTAGCCAGGACGACTCGGAGGAGGATGACGACGAAGACAGCGGCCACAGCTCCCGTCGCCGTGGGAGCAGCTCTGGAGGCGTGTCCTACGAGGAGTTCCAAGT CTTGGTGCGGAGGGTGGACCGTATGGAGCACTCCATCGGTAGCATCGTGTCCAAGATCGATGCGGTCATTGTGAAGCTGGAGGCCATGGAGCGAGCCAAGCTGAAGAGGAAGGATGTGCTGGGCAGACTGCTGGACGGAATGACAGAG GATGAGCGCGCGGGCAGGGATCCCGAGCAGCACCGGGAGCAGATGGAGCGGCTGGTGAGGGAGGAGCTGGAACGCTGGGAGTCAGACGACACCATCTCCCAGGTCAGTCATCAGCAAGGCACTCCCATTGGTCCAGGAGCTCCGCACCGCCCACGCAGcgcccgcccctcctcctcgtTGTCCACTGAGGGCGCAGAAGCCCCGGGCAGCGTGTGA
- the pkd2 gene encoding polycystin-2 isoform X2, producing the protein MSSPRIKTNQSQNQNARPTADAVGVSLPHRLDSSEGIEMERIHHQNLDPGATPGTPSPPTSSSRQAWSRDNPGFEPEEEMMESDWPPASPGRRSVSTGSSSSGSSGLGSFTGGSSTRIHRGLYPTPTVDLPQQERHDHRSCGKRILEKIRILWGTRLLEDSDSSRERYLKNVLREMVTYIVFLITLCILTYGMVSTNMYYYTKVMSQLFLDTPIANGDPTSFKTVSSMDDFWKYAEGPFLNGMYWEVWYNNKTLQENQSLIYYENLLLGVPRLRQVKVRNESCTVHEDLRDRVQDCYSMYSPTNEDRAAFGLKKGTPWVYSDGSSLGGGSHWGEVGTYGAGGYYQDLSRGRDESANQLQALKNNLWLDRGTRAVFLDFSVYNGNINLFCIVRLVVEFPATGGALTSWQFQTVRLIRYVSSWDCFVGLCEVAFCFFVLYYLVEEALEIRLHRLHYFKNLWNCLDVLLIILCVPASIMNICRTAMVNSNLQYLLDHTSHPNFVSLAQLQVQFNNLAAIIVFLAWVKLFKFINFNKTMSQLSTTMSRCAKDLIGFAIMFFIIFLAYAQLGYLVFGTQVDDFSTFQACIFTQFRILLGDFDFSEIEEANGILGPIYFSSFVFFMFFILLNMFLAIINDTYSEVKTDMSQQRSEMEMSDLIKKGYNKAMVKLRLKKTTVDDISDSLRQAGGKLNFDELRQDLKGKGHTDAEIEAIFAKYDLDGDQELTEHEHQQMRDDLEKERDLDLERSTLPRPMSGRSLSRSQDDSEEDDDEDSGHSSRRRGSSSGGVSYEEFQVLVRRVDRMEHSIGSIVSKIDAVIVKLEAMERAKLKRKDVLGRLLDGMTEDERAGRDPEQHREQMERLVREELERWESDDTISQVSHQQGTPIGPGAPHRPRSARPSSSLSTEGAEAPGSV; encoded by the exons ATGAGTTCCCCGCGAATCAAGACTAATCAGTCTCAAAATCAGAACGCCCGACCAACAGCGGATGCTGTGGGTGTATCTTTGCCGCATAGACTGGATTCAAGCGAGGGCATTGAGATGGAAAGAATCCATCATCAGAATTTAGACCCTGGAGCAACCCCGGGCACGCCATCGCCCCCCACCTCAAGCTCAAGGCAAGCCTGGAGCCGTGACAACCCTGGGTTTGAGCCCGAAGAGGAGATGATGGAATCAGACTGGCCGCCAGCGAGTCCTGGCCGAAGGTCCGTGTCCACGGGTTCGAGTAGCAGTGGGAGCAGCGGCCTTGGAAGCTTCACCGGGGGTAGCAGTACGCGGATACATAGAGGACTTTACCCAACACCTACTGTGGATCTCCCTCAACAGGAGAGGCATGATCATCGTAGTTGCGGCAAGAGGATCCTTGAGAAAATAAGAA TTTTGTGGGGCACACGGCTTTTAGAGGACAGCGACAGTAGCAGGGAGAGATACCTGAAGAATGTTCTCCGCGAGATGGTCACCTACATCGTCTTCCTCATCACTCTGTGCATCT TGACATATGGGATGGTGAGCACCAACATGTACTATTACACCAAAGTCATGTCTCAACTGTTCCTGGACACACCAATAGCCAATGGAGATCCAACCTCATTTAAAACCGTATCTTCCATGGATGACTTCTGGAAG TATGCAGAAGGGCCCTTTCTCAATGGGATGTACTGGGAAGTGTGGTACAACAACAAGACCCTTCAGGAGAACCAGAGCCTCATCTACTACGAGAACCTCCTGCTTGGGGTCCCACGCCTTCGGCAGGTCAAAGTTAGAAATGAATCTTGCACTGTCCATGAAGACCTGAGGGACAGGGTGCAGGACTGCTACAGCATGTACTCTCCTACCAATGAAGACAGAGCCGCATTTGGGCTCAAGAAGGGCACCCC GTGGGTGTACTCGGACGGCAGTAGCCTGGGCGGAGGCAGCCACTGGGGGGAGGTGGGCACCTACGGAGCGGGCGGGTACTACCAGGACCTGTCCCGAGGCCGAGACGAGTCAGCCAATCAGCTGCAAGCGCTGAAGAACAATCTGTGGTTGGACCGTGGCACCAGAGCCGTGTTTCTGGACTTCTCTGTCTACAATGGAAACATCAACCTCTTCTGCATCGTCAG GCTAGTGGTTGAGTTCCCAGCCACGGGGGGTGCCCTAACCTCCTGGCAGTTCCAGACGGTGCGTCTGATCCGCTACGTGTCCAGCTGGGACTGCTTCGTGGGGCTGTGTGAGGTGGCCTTCTGCTTCTTCGTGCTCTACTACCTTGTGGAGGAGGCGCTGGAGATTCGCCTGCACCGCCTGCACTACTTCAAGAACCTGTGGAACTGCCTGGACGTCCTGCTCATCATA ctgtgtgtccCGGCCAGCATCATGAACATCTGCAGGACGGCCATGGTGAACAGCAACCTCCAGTATCTGCTGGACCACACCTCCCATCCTAATTTTGTGTCCCTGGCACAACTCCAGGTGCAGTTCAATAACCTGGCCGCCATCATTGTCTTCCTCGCTTGGGTGAAG CTCTTCAAGTTCATCAACTTCAACAAGACGATGAGCCAGTTGTCCACCACCATGTCCCGTTGTGCCAAGGACCTCATAGGCTTCGCCATCAtgttcttcatcatcttcctcgCTTATGCCCAGTTGGGTTATCTGGTGTTTGGGACCCAAGTGGATGACTTCAGCACCTTCCAAGCATGCAT ATTCACACAGTTCCGGATCCTTCTGGGAGATTTTGACTTCTCAGAGATCGAAGAGGCTAATGGGATTCTGGGACCAATTTACTTCAGctcgtttgtcttcttcatgTTCTTCATCTTACTG AACATGTTTTTGGCCATCATCAACGACACTTACTCCGAAGTTAAAACCGACATGTCCCAGCAGCGTTCTGAGATGGAGATGAGTGACCTCATCAAGAAG GGTTACAACAAAGCCATGGTGAAGCTGCGGCTGAAGAAGACCACTGTGGACGACATCTCAGACAGCCTGCGCCAGGCGGGAGGGAAGCTCAACTTCGACGAGCTCCGCCAGGACCTCAAAGG GAAGGGACACACAGATGCTGAGATCGAGGCCATCTTTGCCAAGTATGACCTCGACGGGGACCAGGAGCTGACTGAGCACGAGCACCAGCAGATGAGAGACGacctggagaaagagaga GACTTGGATCTGGAGCGGAGCACGCTGCCCAGGCCAATGAGCGGGCGGAGCTTGTCCCGTAGCCAGGACGACTCGGAGGAGGATGACGACGAAGACAGCGGCCACAGCTCCCGTCGCCGTGGGAGCAGCTCTGGAGGCGTGTCCTACGAGGAGTTCCAAGT CTTGGTGCGGAGGGTGGACCGTATGGAGCACTCCATCGGTAGCATCGTGTCCAAGATCGATGCGGTCATTGTGAAGCTGGAGGCCATGGAGCGAGCCAAGCTGAAGAGGAAGGATGTGCTGGGCAGACTGCTGGACGGAATGACAGAG GATGAGCGCGCGGGCAGGGATCCCGAGCAGCACCGGGAGCAGATGGAGCGGCTGGTGAGGGAGGAGCTGGAACGCTGGGAGTCAGACGACACCATCTCCCAGGTCAGTCATCAGCAAGGCACTCCCATTGGTCCAGGAGCTCCGCACCGCCCACGCAGcgcccgcccctcctcctcgtTGTCCACTGAGGGCGCAGAAGCCCCGGGCAGCGTGTGA
- the abcg2d gene encoding broad substrate specificity ATP-binding cassette transporter ABCG2d has protein sequence MEDRANHVNIQMVEDMCTNGLAGPKVITMETGKPQRGAVVSFHDIQYKVELKSGPFCKRKSTTKEILVDVSGIMRPGLNAILGPTGSGKSSFLDVLAARKDPTGLSGEVLIDGAPQPPNFKCLSGYVVQDDVVMGTLTVRENLRFSAALRLPSSVGQREKEVRVNHLIQELGLSKVADSKVGTQLIRGISGGERKRTNIGMELIIDPSVLFLDEPTTGLDASTANSVLLLLKRMANHGRTIIMSIHQPRYSIYRLFDSLTLLVSGKQVYHGPAQNALDYFANIGYACEAHNNPADFFLDIINGDSTATILNKMHTSGEFNFEEEGTSRQSIEDRLVEEYQNCSYARDTKAELDRITQGRDYRTVHKARTVTYNSSFFHQLKWVLKRTFRNLMLNPQTSVAQLGVTIFLALIVGAIFFGVKDDQGGIQNRFGAMFFITTNQCFSTLSAAELFITERKLFIHEYTSGYYRISVYFLSKILSDILTLRTFPSVIFTCVVYFMIGFKATAGAFFIFMFTVTLVAYTATAMTMAISADQTVVAVANIFMTISFVFMMIFSGLLVRLTSIMDWLAWLKYFSIPRYGLTALEINEFVGLEFCKNLSFTSRTNNCTINPVELTCTGEQHLKGQGIDYSTWGLWENHVALAVMTLIFLAIAYVKLRFMKKFT, from the exons ATGGAGGATCGGGCAAATCATGTCAACATACAGATGGTGGAGGACATGTGCACTAATGGGCTGGCAGGGCCCAAGGTCATCACCATGGAGACTGGCAAGCCTCAGCGTGGTGCTGTTGTCAGCTTTCACGACATCCAGTACAAAGTGGAACTGAAGAGTGGCCCCTTCTGTAAAAGGAAGAGCACTACCAAGGAGATACTGGTGGATGTCAG TGGGATCATGAGACCTGGTTTAAATGCTATTTTGGGACCCACAGGAAGCGGCAAGTCTTC GTTCCTGGACGTGTTGGCTGCAAGGAAGGACCCGACCGGTCTCTCAGGAGAAGTGCTGATAGACGGAGCGCCGCAGCCCCCCAACTTCAAGTGCCTGTCTGGCTACGTGGTCCAG GATGACGTGGTGATGGGAACTCTGACGGTGAGGGAGAACCTGCGCTTCTCGGCAGCGCTGCGCCTGCCCTCCTCCGTgggccagagagagaaggaggtgcgCGTCAACCACCTCATCCAGGAGCTGGGGCTCAGCAAGGTGGCGGACTCAAAG GTGGGCACCCAGCTGATCCGGGGCATCTCTGGAGGAGAGCGTAAGAGGACCAACATCGGCATGGAGCTGATCATCGACCCCTCGGTTCTGTTCCTGGATGAGCCCACCACCGGCCTGGACGCCAGCACAGCCAACTcagtcctgctgctgctgaagag GATGGCTAACCACGGACGCACCATCATCATGTCCATCCACCAGCCGCGCTACTCCATCTACCGCCTCTTCGACTCCCTCACTCTGCTGGTCAGCGGAAAACAGGTGTACCATGGGCCAGCGCAGAATGCACTGGACTACTTTGCCAATATAG GTTATGCATGTGAGGCCCATAACAACCCAGCAGACTTCTTCCTGGATATCATCAATGGAGACTCCACGGCAACCATCCTTAACAAGATGCACACCTCTGGAG AGTTTAACTTTGAGGAGGAAGGCACTAGCCGGCAGAGTATTGAGGACCGTTTGGTGGAGGAGTACCAGAACTGCAGCTACGCCCGCGACACCAAGGCCGAACTGGATCGCATCACCCAGGGCAGAGACTACAGGACTGTACACAAGGCCCGCACCGTCACCTACAACAGCTCATTCTTCCATCAGCTGAAGTGGGTGCTCAAAAGAACCTTCAGGAACCTCATGTTGAACCCACAGACCTCTGTGGCTCAG CTCGGCGTCACCATTTTCCTCGCCCTTATTGTGGGGGCCATTTTCTTTGGTGTGAAGGATGACCAGGGTGGCATCCAGAACAG ATTCGGGGCAATGTTCTTCATCACAACCAACCAGTGCTTCAGTACACTATCAGCTGCTGAGCTCTTCATCACGGAGAGGAAACTCTTCAT TCATGAGTACACTAGTGGCTACTACAGAATCTCCGTCTACTTCCTGTCCAAGATCCTGTCTGACATCCTCACTCTGCGCACGTTCCCATCGGTCATCTTCACGTGTGTGGTGTACTTCATGATTG GGTTCAAGGCCACTGCTGGAGCCTTCTTCatcttcatgttcactgtgaCCCTGGTGGCCTACACGGCCACAGCcatgaccatggccatctcagctGACCAGACCGTGGTGGCCGTCGCAAACATCTTCATGACCATCAGCTTTGTCTTCATGATG ATCTTCTCTGGTCTGCTGGTGAGATTGACTAGTATCATGGACTGGTTGGCCTGGCTGAAGTACTTCAGTATTCCTCGCTACGGCTTAACA GCTTTGGAGATCAACGAGTTTGTGGGTCTGGAATTCTGCAAGAACCTCTCGTTCACCTCTCGCACAAACAACTGCACTATAAATCCTGTGGAACTAAC TTGCACAGGTGAACAGCACCTGAAGGGCCAGGGCATCGATTACTCCACATGGGGCCTGTGGGAGAACCACGTGGCTCTGGCCGTGATGACCCTCATCTTCCTCGCCATCGCCTACGTGAAGCTGCGCTTCATGAAGAAGTTCACATGA
- the ppm1kb gene encoding protein phosphatase 1K, mitochondrial encodes MSTAVLLRLARSAGGPQLCRRVTRQVACAQQQETPRRALSTPSMTLASNSRFDPDSSGQPTTWDSFGIWDNRIDEPILLPPSIRYGKIIPKVSLSRVGCASLIGQRKENEDRYQLSQMTSNIMYFAVFDGHGGPEAADFCDKFMEKYIKDLVGEEDNLELVLTKAFLEVDKALARHYHFSPDATLQTAGTTATVALLRDGIELVVGSVGDSRAMMCRKGKALKLTMDHTPERKDEKERIRKTGGFVTWNSLGQPHVNGRLAMTRSIGDFDLKKMGVIAEPETKRISLHHVHDSFLALTTDGINFIMNSQEICDVINQCHDPKEAAQRISEQAIQYGSEDNSTIIVVPFGAWGKHQGSDTTYSFSRSFVSSGRWA; translated from the exons ATGTCAACGGCTGTACTCCTTCGCCTGGCTAGGTCTGCAGGGGGACCCCAACTATGTCGTCGTGTCACTCGGCAGGTGGCCTGTGCCCAGCAGCAGGAGACCCCGCGGAGGGCGTTGAGCACCCCTAGCATGACACTGGCCAGCAACTCTCGCTTTGACCCCGACAGCAGTGGCCAGCCCACTACCTGGGACTCGTTTGGTATCTGGGACAATCGTATCGATGAGCCCATTTTGCTTCCGCCCAGCATCCGCTACGGCAAGATAATCCCAAAGGTGAGCTTGTCTAGGGTGGGCTGTGCCTCTCTCATTGGCCAGAGGAAGGAGAACGAGGATCGCTACCAGCTCTCACAGATGACCAGCAACATCATGTACTTCGCTGTGTTCGATGGCCATGGCGGACCAGAGGCAGCAGACTTCTGTGACAAGTTCATGGAGAAGTACATCAA AGATCTTGTTGGTGAAGAAGATAACTTGGAACTGGTTTTGACCAAAGCATTTCTGGAAGTAGACAAAGCCTTAGCACGACACTATCACTTCTCCCCAGATG CCACGCTTCAGACGGCAGGCACCACAGCCACGGTGGCGTTGCTAAGGGATGGCATCGAGCTGGTGGTTGGCAGTGTGGGCGATAGCCGGGCAATGATGTGCCGAAAGGGCAAGGCCCTCAAGCTCACCATGGACCACACGCCAGAAAGGAAGGACGAGAAggagag GATCCGTAAGACCGGAGGCTTTGTGACCTGGAACAGTCTGGGGCAGCCACACGTCAACGGCAGGCTGGCCATGACCCGCAGCATAGGGGACTTTGACCTCAAGAAGATGGGGGTCATCGCCGAGCCCGAGACCAAGCGCATTTCG CTGCATCACGTCCACGACTCCTTCCTGGCGCTGACCACCGATGGCATCAACTTCATCATGAACAGCCAGGAGATCTGTGATGTCATCAACCAGTGCCATGACCCCAAAGAGGCCGCCCAGAGGATCTCTGAGCAG GCAATTCAGTACGGATCAGAGGACAACAGCACAATCATCGTGGTGCCGTTCGGCGCTTGGGGCAAACACCAGGGCTCAGACACCACCTACTCCTTCAGCCGCAGCTTTGTGTCCAGTGGCCGCTGGGCTTAA